The sequence TCTCCGGAGGGCGTGATGAGGGCGAGGCTTGCGCGAAGGCCGGCGCCGAAGCGCAGCTGCAGGTCCGGTCTTTCGTCGAGGTCTTCCTTCACGGCAATGGCGCGACCCTCGATCCATGACTCAACGCGGGAATCGTTGAAGACTTCCTCCTGCACCTGGGAAGCCCGCGACGACGGGCTTGCCAGGTGCAGGAGAATGAGGCAGTTTCGTTTTCGTGCTTCCTCAAGAACCTCAGAAGTTAAGGAGCGCCATCTCATTTCGGAATGCTTCGCAATTCTTACCACCGGCCCGCCTGACGGCGGGCCTAGCCGCCGCCAATGGCCAAAGAAAAGCGGCGGCATACTGCCCCCCGGCCCGAAGGCGAGATAGGCCGCGGCCAAAGCGAAGGCTGTGATCATGAGGCCGAGCATCATCATGACCCGGCGGTGGATTTCCTTGCCCCGCGCCGGATCCTTCATGCCTTGGGAAGCAATGCGTCGAGAGTTTTTCTCAAGAGAGCGGCGTCCATGATGGGAAGTTCGCAGACTCCCCCCGCGCAAATGTAGATGAGCGTCTTGCCGTCCTTGGGCGCAAAAGCCTCGGGAAAGGGCATGTGCCGGGCGAGGGCCGTGATCTTCTCCGGCAAAAAGCGGGAACGTATGGTCCGGAGCATTTCCTCGTAGCCGGGCATCCCGGGAGCGCCCGCGATCACGATCTGCCGTGGCTTCGAGAGATGGAAGCTTAGAGCCGAGAGCATGGCCGCCAAGGACAGGGGGCGCCGCTCCATAAGCGGGCCGAAGCGCCGAAGGGTTTTCTCCGCCGCCTCCAGGAAGTCCTTACGGCGGGTAAACTGATGGAGGCGCAGAAGGTTCAAGGCGCCAATAGAGCTGGCGCTAGGCTCCACGTTGTCGGAGTCGTCCATGGCGCGCAGGATGAGGTTCTTATCGTGGCCCTCGGCCGTCAAATAAAATCCTCCCTGATCGGCTAGGAACAGGCGGTTTTGCTCCTCGGCGAGCGCCATGGCCCAGTCTAGCCACGAGTGGTCGAAGTCCGCCTCGTAAAGATCGAGCAGGCCCTGGGCGAGGAAGGCGTAATCGTCGGCCATCGCCGGCACCCCGGCCTCCCCTCGCCAACGCCGCCAAAGGTGCTTGGAGTCTGAATCGTAGAGGCGCTTGCGGATGAAGCCCGCGGCGACCTGGGCTGCCGCGAGATACTGGGGCTCCTCAAGAATCAGCCAGGCCTTGGCGAAGGCCGATATGGCGAGCCCGTTCCAGGAGACGAGGACTTTGTCGTCCAGCCCCGGCCGAGGCCTGGCGGCGCGGGCGGCCAATAGCCTGGCCTTGGCCTGGCCAAGGTCGGGGCGGGGTGAGGATGGCCCGGCATGGAGGATACGTTTGCCCGAGGGCTCGACTCCGAAATATCGGATGAAAGGCTCCGTGTCCGCTCCCAGAACGTTTCGCAGCTCCACTTCGCTCCAAAGATAAAACGCCCCCTCCTCTTTACGCCCGGTTTCAGGCTCTAGGCTATCGGCGTCCTCGGCGGAGAAAAATCCCCCCTCGGAATGGCGCATGTCGCGCAGGAGATAGTCCAAAGTTTCCCGCGCCACCAAGGCCATTTCGGGATCGCCGCTGACCTGGAAGGCCTCCAAATAGACGGCGGCCAGCTGGGCGTTGTCGTAAAGCATCTTCTCGAAATGGGGCACGCGCCACTCGGCGTCCGTGGAGTAGCGATGGAATCCCCCCCCGATCTGGTCGCATATCCCTCCCCGGGCCATGCGGCGCAAGGTTACGAGGCAAAGGTCGAGAGCTTCCCTGTTCCCCGTGCGCGCGTAGTACCTGAGGAGGAAGTGGTGGTAGACCGGCATGGGAAACTTGGGAGCGCTGCCGAAGCCCCCGTGCTCGGGGTCGAAACTTCCCCGGTAGGCCGCCAAAGCTCTGTCCAGCCATTCGGCGCGGAGTTCCGAGGGCTTCGCCTCCCCGGCCACGTAAGCCCCGACCGCCGCGGTGAGGGAGCCGGCGTCCTTCTCTAAGTCAGCCCGCTGGGTGCGCCAAAGCTCGGCGATGCGCTCAAGGAGCCGGGCAAATCCCGGCTGGCCCCGGCGCGGCTCCGGGGGAAAGTATGTCCCGCCGTAAAAAGGCTTGAGCTCGGGCGTCAAGAAGACGTTCAAGGGCCAGCCCCCCTGCCCGGTCATGGCCTGCACCGCGGTCATGTATATCTTGTCCACGTCCGGGCGCTCCTCGCGGTCGAGCTTGATGGAGATAAACCACTTGTTCATGAGCCCGGCGATGCCGGGATCCTCGAAGCTTTCCTGCTCCATGACGTGGCACCAATGGCAAGTCGAGTAGCCGATGGATAGGAGGATGGGCTTCTCCTCTGCCCGGGCCTTGGCGAAGGCCTCTTCCCCCCAGGGATGCCAGTCCACGGGATTATGCGCGTGCTGGAGAAGATACGGGCTCTTCTCGCGTATCAGGCGGTTGGGCGCGCCATGCTCTGTCATTGGTTTTATTATAACAATGAGAGGGGTTCGAGTTATCCACCAAAGCTTCCCGGGAATTTTGGTGGATAAGTTCGCGACGGCGTTTTTGGTATCATACCGACTCATGGCTGTCGACTGGCGCTTCATCTTGACCGGAGCCAAGAGGGTGGTGGATTCCAAGGCCATGTACGCCCAGGTGGTCGTGACCGACGACTGCAACCTCACCTGCGCCTACTGCGACGAGTACACCCCCGGAGCTCCCGTAATCCCCCTGGCCGTCCTAAAGGAACGGATAGACCGGCTCGACAGGCTCGGGGTCCAGGTCTACGACTTCCTGGGCGGGGAGACCTTGCTCCACCCCGAGATCGCGGCCCTCGTCGCCTACGTCAAGGCCAAGCGCGGGGGCTCGAACCTTGCCACCATCATCACCAACGGCTTTCTCCTGACCGAAAAGGCAATCCAAGAGCTCAACGCCGCGGGGCTCGACTTCATGCAGGTGTCCGTGGACTCCCTGGAGCCCACCGCGCTCTCGGACAAGAGCCTCAAGTCCATCCTGCCCAGGCTCAAGCTTCTGGCCCGGGAGGCCAGGTTCAAGGTCGAGATACAAACCGTGCTCAACGAGGCGACCTTGGCCGACTACGCCCGGTTCCGGGAGGCCCTCAAGGATTTCCCCTTCACCTTCGGCTTCTCCGTCATGCACGGCAAGGGCGGGCAGATCGCCATCCGCGGCGAGAAGTACCTCGAGCTTTTGCGCAAGTACGGGGTCTTCGAGGGCGTCAATTTTTACGGCGAGCACTTGACGGAGATGCTGGCGGGCGACTTCTCTAGGCCCTGGAAATGCCTGGCGGGCTTCAAGTTCCTCTACGTCAACGCCAAGGGAGGCGTGCAGTGGTGCGCCCAGCAGCGCGACTACATGTACCCCTTGGACCAGCTCGACTCCAATATCCTCGCCCAGAACGACCGCCACAAGCCCTGCGAGGCCGGCTGTTCGCTAGGCTGCGTGCGCATGATCTCCCACACCTTGGGCGAGCCCATGAAGACCTTCGGCGCCAGCGTGAGGCTCGCCTTGGGCATGCGCCGGTAGGTCGTCTACCGCAAATAACCGCTCCGTACCTCACCGGCCCCTTGCCCGGTTTTATATAATTATCCGGTGAAGAGGCTCGATCCGGACGACGAGCAGGCCCTGGCCAAGGTCTTGGAAAGGCAGAAAAGGCTTTCCTGGGATTTCGAGAAAGGCCTGCCCTGGGAGCGGGGCATAGACCTCGGGCGCTTTTTCGTCCCCCTCGATCAGGACAACCTGGTGTTCCCGGAGGCCTCCCACGAGCAAAGGCTCATCATCAGCCAGTACCTGGGTCTCGTGATCGCCCAGACCTTCTCCGAGATGGAGACGGCCCTCGTGCAGGCCAAGGAATTGGTATGGGAGAGGAACCTCGCCCTTTACCCGGTGGGCCCCGAATTCGAGGCCATGGGCGAACAGTTCTTCTCCGAGGAGGAAAAGCACTCCCGGGTGTTCAAGCGCTTCCTCGTGGCCTTCGCGGAGCAAACCGGCATCGAGCACAAGGACCTTCTGACCATACTCCCCACGGTGTCCGGGACCTTGCTCCACAGGACGCTTAAGCTAAACTCGCATTACGGCGGCCACGCCCTCTGGTGGGTCCTAACCTTGGTGGAGGAGGTCTCCATCCTCATCTACAAGCAGATGCAGCCCTTTAAAAAACAGCTCGACCCCCTCTATTTCGACATCCATCGCAGGCATTTCGAGGAGGAAATCCGCCACAATCCCTACTCCTATTGGATGCTCGAGCATCTCTACCGCCGGAACAAGTCCTGGGCCAACGTCTTCTGGCGCAAGACCGATCTGCCCCTGGCCCAAGCCCTCGAGGTCTCCTGGGCGTTCTCGTCGCTCTCCCGGATACGGAATACGTATTGGCTAAGGAAAAAGCACCCCTTTTACGCATCCCTCTACTCCTGCATGCCCCTCTTGCGCAAGCTCTCCCCCATCGAGATCATCCGCCGCCTCTTCGTGGCGGCCCCCTTCGTGAGCCTGCTGCTCAACCCCAACTACCACCACGACTACCAGGGCTTGGTGGAAAGGCTCCGGGCCCTGCGCATTCCCACGCCCAAGCCCCAGCCCCTGCCTCTGAGCGCGGACTGATGATCACCTTAGCCGGGACGGCCGCCAAAAGCACCCGCTTTCGAGAATTAAAGACCGCCTGGCTCGACAACGACAACGCGGCAGGAGAGATACTTCTCTTCATCCACGGCTACCTGGACACGCCCGCCACTTGGAGCCCCCAGGCCGCGGCCTTCGCGGACAAATACCGCGTGATTCTCCCCTTCGCCCGCGGGGTGGGCCCCTCCGAGCCCCCCAAGGACCTCCGGCGCTACGGGGCTTACTCCATTCTCCTCGACCACCTCGAGCTCTTGCGGGCCGTGGATCCGGCGGGAGAAAGGCCCATCCACGTGGTGGGCCACGACGTCGGAGGCGTGCACGCCTGGATGCTCGCCTGCCACCCCCACCCCCGCATCAAGACCGTCACCATTCTCAACAGCGCCCACCCCAGGCAGTACCTGCGGCGCCTGCTCTGGCCGCGCCAGCTCTTCAAAAGCTGGTACATGGGGGCCTTCCAGGTGCCCTACGTCTGCGAGGCCCTCCTTTGGCTCTTCCATAAGGAGTTTTTTAAAATCCTTTCGCGCGAGGGCTGGGAGCCCCCCCAAGGGGAGCTGTCCTTGGATGACTTCGAGGGGGCCGTCATCAACGCCATGAACCAGTATCGGCAATTCGTGCGCGACATCCCCCATTTCATGAAGGAGAAGGCCAAGCCCGTCCAGGTCCCGGTCCTGGTCATATCAAGCGAGCAGGACCGCTATCTGGAGGCTCCCACGGCCCTGGAGCTTAAGGACATCGCGGCCAAGCCCACCCTCCGGGTCGTGCGCGGCAAGCATTGGCTCCACCGCGAGCAGCCGGAGCGCATCAACCGTCTCTTGGCGGAGTTTTGGGCTCAAAACCACGGATCGGTATGAACCCCCTCAAGGCTCTGCTTTACCGAGGCAAAAAGGGACGAACTCTCGACCGCGAGGTCCTGGAGGGACTGGCGCGCTCCCAGGACCTTGCTTACCGCTGCGCCAAGGCCATCGCCCGGGAGATGCGCGAGGGCTGGAGCGAGGCCCAGACCGCGCGCCTCATGGATGTATGGCTGGCCGACCACGGGGTTCGGGTCTTCTTCCACAAGTCCTTCGCCTGGTTCGGGGAGAGAAGTAGATTCGACGGAATGCGGCGCTGGGCCGATTTCCTGCCCGGAAAGCGCGCCCTAGGTTCAGGAGACTGCGTGATCTTGGACACTGCCCCGGTCTTCAAAGGCTATCCCGGAGACATCGGCTACTCTTTCTCGCTCGGACCCGACCCGGAGCTGGGCAAGGCCGCTGCGGTCCTGGAGGAGCTGCGTGCGACCGTCCTGCGGTTGTTCGAGCAGGCCGTGAAAAATCCGGGCCGGACCACGGGAGGCGACATCGCCTCCGCCATAGCCCGCCATATCGCGGCCGCGGGCTATGAACCCGCCCATCATAAATATCCCGGCGGGGTCCTGGGGCACCGGCTCCATCCCATGCCAGAGTCCCGGCGCCCTCCCACCTTCATTCCGTTCAGCTGGCAAGCCTTGAGCCGCTTCCTGAGGGAGGGATTGCTCCCGGATCTTCTCAATGAGGAGCACCGCGGCGAGCTGTGGGGAGCCTGGGCCATCGAGCCGCACTTGGGAGGCAAGGGTTTCGGGGCCAAATTCGAGGAGATACTGGTCGTGGAGGAAACGGGCGTCCGCTGGCTTTCCGAGGAAATACCTTGGCGCTAGCCTTGGCCGGAAAAAAAGCGGTGGTGACCGGTGCGGCCGGGGGCCTTGGTCGGGCTCTCGTCTTCGAGCTCCTGCAGGAGGGGGCGAAAGTCTTGGCCGTGGATAAGAATGAAAAGGGACTCGCGGCTCTCGCTAGAGAGGCGGAGGGTAGGGCGTTCTCTCTGGCTACTCTTCAAGCCGACGTTTCGGCCAAGGAATCCTATTTAACGACTCTTACCAGCAGCTGCGGCGAAAAGGACCCGCCGCAGCTGTTCATCAACAACGCCGGGCTTGCCCGAATAGAGGCGCTGGAGAAAATGGACCTCGCCCATTTTGAGGAGATCATGAGGGTCAACCTCCTCGGGACGGTTTACGGCAGCCATTTCGCGCTTTCTCGGATGAAGCCGGCGGGAGAGGGGCTCATCGTGAACGTCTCCTCCATGGCGGGGCACATCCCCGCCGGGTTCATGACCGCTTACGCCGCGTCCAAGTTCGGGGTCGTTGGCTTTACGAGGGCTCTCCAGGCCGAGCTGCGCCTTTCCCGCAGTCCGGTGAGGGCCTGCCTGGTTTCCCCTGGATTCTTCGACACGCCTCTCATGCGGCAGAAAAACGCGCCATTCCCGAAATTCCTCGAGTGGATGGTGGCCCGGCCGGAAGCCGTAGCGGCGCGGATCGTGAACGGGATAAAAAAAGGAAAAGCGGAAATTTACCCGGATTTAAGCGCGAAAATCATGAGAAACCTCCACAGGGTCTCTCCAGCCCTGGCCCTGCGGGCTTCCCGCCTGCTCGCGGCCAGGTCTTTGGCCGAGGCCCTGGGCCTCACGCCCATCTCCTTTTAAAGGAAGCGCGACTACTTCTGCGCCTGGGCGTCCTTTGGGGCGGCTTTCCCTTCGATTTCAATCTCTATCTTCACGTCATCGCCCAGCATAAGGCCCCCGTTGTCCAAGGTCTTGTTCCAGACGATCCCGAAATCCTTCCGGTGGAGCGTGCCCTCGGCCGAGAATCCGGCGCGCACGCCTCCCCAGGGGTCCTTGCCGATCTCCCCCATCTTTACCTCGAGGACAACCGGCTTGGTCACGCCGTGCATGGTAAGAGTGCCCGAGAGCTTCCCCTTTTTGCCGTCGAACAACGACAGCTTCTTGCTTTTGAACTCCAGGAAGGGATGCTGGACCGCGTCGAAGAAATCCGGGCTTCTCAGGTGTCCGTCCCTTTTCTCGTTGCGGGTGTTTATGCTGGCGGCGTCTATCTTGGCCCAGGCCTTGGCGTCTCCGGGCTTCTTGGGGTCGAAGTCGAAGCTCCCCTCGAATCTGTCGAAGGCCCCTCCCACGTTGCCCACGAGATGATGTATTTTGAAGCGCACCTCGCTGTGGTCCGGGTCTATTTGGTATGTTTCTGCGCAGATGCGGGGCGCTGCCGCCGCCAGAAGAGCCAGAGCCAAGGCCGTTTTCATGAGTAAACCTCCGTAGGAACGCGCGATTTCATTGCCAGCTTTAAAATCAGGCCGAAGGAGAGAAAGCCCAAGGTCCAAGCGATCTCGGCCAAGCCCCCTTGGGCTCCCAACCATAGAGTGGCGGCCACGCCCAAGCTCGGGACGAGCGCCCCCCCGGGAATTTGAAACGGGCCGGCCCCTCCCCGTCTCAACAGGGGAACGGCCGCGCAGGTGGCCAGGTATTGGGCACAGACCACGATGTTGGTGACGTCCACGAGCTTGCCGAAGTCAACCAGGACCGCGGCGAGCAACGACAGCCCCGCCGTCCAAGCCACGGCCTTGGACGGGGTGCCGAAGCGTTCGTGGAGCGCGCCGAGGCTTGGGGGCAGATGAGCGTCCTGGGCCAGGGCCACGAGGTAGCGCGGCGAGCCCAAGGCGCAGCCCGCGTTGTAGCCGATCATGGACAAGACCGCTC is a genomic window of Elusimicrobiota bacterium containing:
- a CDS encoding thioredoxin domain-containing protein, whose product is MTEHGAPNRLIREKSPYLLQHAHNPVDWHPWGEEAFAKARAEEKPILLSIGYSTCHWCHVMEQESFEDPGIAGLMNKWFISIKLDREERPDVDKIYMTAVQAMTGQGGWPLNVFLTPELKPFYGGTYFPPEPRRGQPGFARLLERIAELWRTQRADLEKDAGSLTAAVGAYVAGEAKPSELRAEWLDRALAAYRGSFDPEHGGFGSAPKFPMPVYHHFLLRYYARTGNREALDLCLVTLRRMARGGICDQIGGGFHRYSTDAEWRVPHFEKMLYDNAQLAAVYLEAFQVSGDPEMALVARETLDYLLRDMRHSEGGFFSAEDADSLEPETGRKEEGAFYLWSEVELRNVLGADTEPFIRYFGVEPSGKRILHAGPSSPRPDLGQAKARLLAARAARPRPGLDDKVLVSWNGLAISAFAKAWLILEEPQYLAAAQVAAGFIRKRLYDSDSKHLWRRWRGEAGVPAMADDYAFLAQGLLDLYEADFDHSWLDWAMALAEEQNRLFLADQGGFYLTAEGHDKNLILRAMDDSDNVEPSASSIGALNLLRLHQFTRRKDFLEAAEKTLRRFGPLMERRPLSLAAMLSALSFHLSKPRQIVIAGAPGMPGYEEMLRTIRSRFLPEKITALARHMPFPEAFAPKDGKTLIYICAGGVCELPIMDAALLRKTLDALLPKA
- a CDS encoding radical SAM protein; protein product: MAVDWRFILTGAKRVVDSKAMYAQVVVTDDCNLTCAYCDEYTPGAPVIPLAVLKERIDRLDRLGVQVYDFLGGETLLHPEIAALVAYVKAKRGGSNLATIITNGFLLTEKAIQELNAAGLDFMQVSVDSLEPTALSDKSLKSILPRLKLLAREARFKVEIQTVLNEATLADYARFREALKDFPFTFGFSVMHGKGGQIAIRGEKYLELLRKYGVFEGVNFYGEHLTEMLAGDFSRPWKCLAGFKFLYVNAKGGVQWCAQQRDYMYPLDQLDSNILAQNDRHKPCEAGCSLGCVRMISHTLGEPMKTFGASVRLALGMRR
- a CDS encoding diiron oxygenase, which encodes MKRLDPDDEQALAKVLERQKRLSWDFEKGLPWERGIDLGRFFVPLDQDNLVFPEASHEQRLIISQYLGLVIAQTFSEMETALVQAKELVWERNLALYPVGPEFEAMGEQFFSEEEKHSRVFKRFLVAFAEQTGIEHKDLLTILPTVSGTLLHRTLKLNSHYGGHALWWVLTLVEEVSILIYKQMQPFKKQLDPLYFDIHRRHFEEEIRHNPYSYWMLEHLYRRNKSWANVFWRKTDLPLAQALEVSWAFSSLSRIRNTYWLRKKHPFYASLYSCMPLLRKLSPIEIIRRLFVAAPFVSLLLNPNYHHDYQGLVERLRALRIPTPKPQPLPLSAD
- a CDS encoding alpha/beta fold hydrolase, encoding MITLAGTAAKSTRFRELKTAWLDNDNAAGEILLFIHGYLDTPATWSPQAAAFADKYRVILPFARGVGPSEPPKDLRRYGAYSILLDHLELLRAVDPAGERPIHVVGHDVGGVHAWMLACHPHPRIKTVTILNSAHPRQYLRRLLWPRQLFKSWYMGAFQVPYVCEALLWLFHKEFFKILSREGWEPPQGELSLDDFEGAVINAMNQYRQFVRDIPHFMKEKAKPVQVPVLVISSEQDRYLEAPTALELKDIAAKPTLRVVRGKHWLHREQPERINRLLAEFWAQNHGSV
- a CDS encoding aminopeptidase P family protein, which codes for MNPLKALLYRGKKGRTLDREVLEGLARSQDLAYRCAKAIAREMREGWSEAQTARLMDVWLADHGVRVFFHKSFAWFGERSRFDGMRRWADFLPGKRALGSGDCVILDTAPVFKGYPGDIGYSFSLGPDPELGKAAAVLEELRATVLRLFEQAVKNPGRTTGGDIASAIARHIAAAGYEPAHHKYPGGVLGHRLHPMPESRRPPTFIPFSWQALSRFLREGLLPDLLNEEHRGELWGAWAIEPHLGGKGFGAKFEEILVVEETGVRWLSEEIPWR
- a CDS encoding SDR family oxidoreductase, which produces MALALAGKKAVVTGAAGGLGRALVFELLQEGAKVLAVDKNEKGLAALAREAEGRAFSLATLQADVSAKESYLTTLTSSCGEKDPPQLFINNAGLARIEALEKMDLAHFEEIMRVNLLGTVYGSHFALSRMKPAGEGLIVNVSSMAGHIPAGFMTAYAASKFGVVGFTRALQAELRLSRSPVRACLVSPGFFDTPLMRQKNAPFPKFLEWMVARPEAVAARIVNGIKKGKAEIYPDLSAKIMRNLHRVSPALALRASRLLAARSLAEALGLTPISF
- a CDS encoding YceI family protein, producing the protein MKTALALALLAAAAPRICAETYQIDPDHSEVRFKIHHLVGNVGGAFDRFEGSFDFDPKKPGDAKAWAKIDAASINTRNEKRDGHLRSPDFFDAVQHPFLEFKSKKLSLFDGKKGKLSGTLTMHGVTKPVVLEVKMGEIGKDPWGGVRAGFSAEGTLHRKDFGIVWNKTLDNGGLMLGDDVKIEIEIEGKAAPKDAQAQK